In Fibrobacter sp. UWB2, one DNA window encodes the following:
- a CDS encoding glycoside hydrolase family 9 protein has product MLKKTFLAGLAVFGLAFTDSFAALSTDDYVEAAWMTTRFFGAQRSGEGPNWILDGTNNPTSFTGDKYNGKDVSGGWFDCGDHVMYGQSQGYSSYVLALAFAEFTTGFYDLYTGDYTDYKASKDYTRKGGKSNDVRDLLEELRYEADFWVKAAIDENNFVTVKGNGNQDHNKWVTAGAMSKLGTGDGGEPREITGNANDAYTPGMAAAMLAVMARIDPDESARAKYLKAAKTAFAYSKKHKGVTNSQGFYESSWWNGIWEDGPFLAALELYRTTKEETYKTEAKNFYDKIDFGKNGFSRFSYPDASPLSDLLGEFVFGWNPLGDYAGVQNYIDNMYLNVTDSKGIFNKDAKGPGTFPTRSPAGGAYLYALYAKFAKDDSYDEAIEKNVAYLLGDNSNKKSYVVGFSRNGANAPTRPHHRGYYGNEDPGRDVNGAGSPPEKNKLLGGMIAGDFTSGSHNGSTADWKVNEVCVDLNAPLVGALGYILSKKAPVEKVASDVEIPEEQPKEDAIIGGRILKTNTFSVVQGVSSITVNSTNSDPFRVQVFGLNGKIEQEIMSKGASLNISLKNKGVQIIKVTSKNAAKTFKVNNY; this is encoded by the coding sequence ATGTTAAAAAAGACTTTTTTAGCAGGCCTTGCTGTATTTGGCCTCGCATTCACTGATAGCTTTGCTGCTTTGAGCACGGACGATTACGTCGAAGCTGCATGGATGACCACACGATTCTTTGGCGCACAGCGTTCTGGCGAAGGTCCGAACTGGATTTTGGACGGCACCAACAACCCGACTAGCTTTACCGGTGACAAGTACAATGGAAAAGACGTTAGCGGCGGTTGGTTTGACTGCGGCGACCACGTGATGTATGGCCAGTCCCAAGGTTACTCCTCTTACGTTTTGGCACTCGCATTTGCCGAATTTACGACAGGCTTTTACGACCTCTACACCGGTGATTACACCGACTACAAGGCTAGCAAGGATTACACCCGCAAGGGCGGCAAGTCCAACGACGTGCGCGACCTTCTCGAAGAACTCCGCTACGAAGCTGATTTCTGGGTCAAGGCGGCTATTGACGAAAACAACTTTGTGACCGTGAAGGGTAACGGAAACCAGGACCACAACAAGTGGGTGACCGCAGGTGCCATGAGCAAGCTCGGAACAGGTGACGGTGGTGAACCGCGCGAAATCACAGGCAACGCCAATGACGCTTACACGCCGGGTATGGCTGCGGCAATGCTTGCCGTGATGGCCCGTATCGACCCCGATGAATCTGCACGAGCCAAGTACTTGAAGGCCGCAAAGACTGCATTTGCCTATTCCAAGAAGCACAAGGGCGTCACGAATTCCCAAGGATTCTACGAAAGCAGCTGGTGGAACGGCATTTGGGAAGACGGTCCGTTCCTTGCCGCATTGGAACTTTACCGCACGACCAAGGAAGAAACTTACAAGACCGAAGCCAAGAATTTCTACGACAAGATTGACTTCGGCAAAAACGGATTCTCCCGCTTTAGCTACCCGGATGCAAGCCCGCTCTCGGACCTTCTCGGCGAATTCGTTTTCGGGTGGAACCCGCTCGGTGACTACGCCGGCGTGCAGAACTACATCGACAACATGTACCTCAACGTCACTGACAGCAAGGGTATTTTCAACAAGGACGCCAAAGGCCCGGGTACATTCCCGACTCGCTCTCCGGCAGGCGGCGCATACCTCTACGCCCTTTACGCCAAGTTTGCAAAGGACGATTCTTACGATGAAGCCATCGAAAAGAACGTCGCATACCTTCTCGGTGACAACAGCAATAAGAAATCCTACGTTGTCGGTTTCAGCCGCAATGGAGCCAACGCCCCGACAAGACCGCATCACCGTGGTTACTACGGTAACGAAGACCCGGGTCGCGATGTCAATGGCGCAGGTTCTCCTCCGGAAAAGAACAAGCTCTTGGGCGGCATGATTGCAGGTGACTTCACGAGTGGCAGCCACAACGGTTCTACCGCTGACTGGAAGGTGAACGAAGTCTGTGTGGACTTGAACGCTCCGCTCGTTGGCGCACTCGGATACATCTTGAGCAAGAAGGCTCCGGTTGAAAAGGTCGCAAGTGACGTCGAAATTCCTGAAGAACAGCCGAAAGAAGACGCCATCATCGGTGGACGCATCTTGAAGACAAACACATTCAGCGTTGTTCAGGGAGTCTCTTCCATCACCGTCAACAGCACAAATTCCGACCCGTTCAGGGTTCAGGTATTTGGCCTCAACGGAAAGATTGAGCAGGAAATAATGAGCAAGGGCGCAAGCCTGAATATAAGCCTCAAGAACAAGGGCGTACAAATTATCAAGGTTACATCCAAGAACGCCGCAAAAACATTCAAGGTGAATAATTACTAA
- a CDS encoding pectate lyase translates to MKHVVSVFACAGLFVVANAQVSLQTASGALESAYAEWASDGSDSYNVYYSGAGASDVKVDAPLIRKYGSKYRVDVVGLKAGNYTLKVASVKGGKETASTTSKSLTVKAHDRAGFAFSNGHVPGAYKADGTLKDGAVVLYVSESTKNTVKLDVVTSNKGAVTESVGLQNILTSFKKGYDKRPLVIRLLGNVTDPEVTDKGDITIDMGKKEGLSMTVEGIGNDATANGWGFRVKGTQDLEIRNIGIMNVDSDEGDNITLQQDNQYIWVHNNDFFYGHAGSDKDQVKGDGALDCKLSTYVTFSYNHFWDNGKSNLLGLKEGADGGYYITYHHNWYDHSDSRHPRVRYYSAHVYNNYYDGNAKYGAGSTLGSSVFMEANYFRNCKYPMMTSLQGTDVYASGTKRDPTNNGTFSKEAGGTIKAYNNHMEGSYTFIPYGASKYTLKGKETAIGDIDSKVDFDAYVVTSRDAQVPSSVKSYAGANAYNNFDTDKSIMYSYTADSPEQAVANVRAYAGRLQGGDFKWTFDNSVDDASSDVNQKLKDALMAYKGSNGEVVEYPSSSSIAQSSSSEAPKSSSSSVKVESSSSAKSSSSSETLKSSSSSVVSSSSEKTQSSSSSSSEKVESSSSEGTMGFAKVMPTVSREIYYDARSASLVIGAADITRLDIIGVDGRRVNITDIKSVGDARVLDMSSLRAGVYIVRFLTPLGLQTMKFVKN, encoded by the coding sequence ATGAAACACGTCGTTTCTGTTTTCGCGTGTGCTGGTCTTTTTGTTGTTGCCAACGCACAAGTTTCTCTTCAGACAGCCTCTGGTGCTTTAGAATCGGCTTATGCCGAATGGGCATCTGATGGTTCCGATAGCTACAACGTCTATTATTCGGGCGCTGGTGCTAGTGACGTCAAGGTGGATGCTCCGCTCATCCGCAAATACGGTTCCAAGTACCGTGTCGATGTGGTTGGCCTCAAGGCGGGTAACTACACGCTTAAGGTCGCATCTGTAAAAGGTGGCAAGGAAACTGCATCGACGACATCCAAGTCGCTGACGGTCAAGGCGCATGACCGAGCCGGTTTTGCGTTCAGCAATGGACATGTTCCGGGTGCCTACAAGGCTGATGGTACGCTCAAGGATGGTGCGGTTGTTCTTTATGTCTCGGAATCGACAAAGAACACGGTCAAGCTGGATGTCGTCACGAGCAACAAGGGCGCCGTTACGGAAAGTGTGGGCCTCCAAAATATCTTAACTTCGTTCAAGAAGGGCTATGATAAGCGCCCGCTGGTGATTCGTCTCCTGGGAAATGTGACGGACCCCGAAGTGACCGACAAGGGCGACATCACCATCGATATGGGCAAAAAAGAGGGCCTTTCGATGACTGTTGAAGGCATCGGTAATGATGCGACTGCAAATGGCTGGGGTTTCCGCGTCAAAGGAACCCAGGATTTGGAAATCCGAAACATCGGCATTATGAATGTTGATTCCGACGAAGGCGACAACATCACGCTCCAGCAGGATAACCAGTATATCTGGGTCCACAACAATGACTTTTTCTACGGTCATGCGGGTAGCGACAAGGACCAGGTCAAGGGCGATGGCGCCTTGGATTGCAAGCTATCGACTTATGTGACCTTTAGCTACAACCATTTCTGGGATAATGGCAAGTCAAATTTGCTCGGCCTTAAGGAAGGTGCCGATGGGGGCTATTACATCACGTATCACCATAACTGGTACGATCATTCCGATAGCCGTCATCCGCGTGTGCGTTACTACAGCGCCCATGTGTACAACAACTATTACGATGGCAATGCCAAGTACGGCGCAGGCTCTACGCTGGGCTCTTCCGTGTTCATGGAAGCAAACTACTTCCGCAATTGCAAGTATCCGATGATGACCTCGTTGCAGGGGACCGACGTCTATGCGAGCGGCACTAAGCGCGATCCGACGAACAACGGTACGTTCAGCAAGGAAGCGGGCGGTACAATCAAGGCTTACAACAACCACATGGAAGGCTCTTACACGTTCATTCCGTATGGCGCAAGCAAGTATACGCTCAAGGGCAAGGAAACCGCTATTGGGGATATTGATTCCAAGGTCGATTTCGATGCTTACGTGGTGACCTCGCGGGATGCTCAGGTGCCTTCTAGCGTAAAGTCCTATGCAGGGGCCAATGCGTACAACAACTTCGATACGGACAAGTCCATCATGTACAGCTACACGGCGGATTCTCCGGAACAGGCAGTGGCCAATGTGCGTGCCTACGCTGGCCGTTTGCAGGGTGGCGATTTCAAGTGGACCTTTGACAATTCTGTCGATGATGCATCTTCGGACGTGAACCAGAAACTCAAGGACGCTCTTATGGCTTATAAGGGTAGCAATGGGGAAGTGGTGGAATATCCATCCTCTAGCAGTATCGCCCAGAGCTCATCGAGCGAAGCACCGAAGTCCTCCTCTAGCAGCGTGAAGGTTGAAAGTTCAAGTTCTGCAAAGTCTTCGAGTTCTTCTGAAACCCTGAAATCTTCGTCCAGTTCCGTGGTCTCTTCGTCAAGTGAAAAAACGCAATCTTCCTCTAGCTCCAGTAGCGAAAAGGTCGAAAGCTCGAGTTCAGAAGGGACGATGGGCTTTGCAAAAGTCATGCCGACGGTGTCTCGCGAAATTTATTATGATGCCCGTTCCGCAAGCCTTGTTATAGGTGCCGCAGACATCACCCGTTTGGACATCATCGGTGTTGATGGCCGCCGAGTCAATATTACAGACATCAAGAGCGTAGGCGATGCCCGTGTGCTTGACATGAGCTCGCTCCGTGCAGGCGTCTACATCGTCCGATTCTTGACGCCTCTTGGATTGCAGACCATGAAGTTCGTGAAGAATTAA
- a CDS encoding cellulase family glycosylhydrolase: MKKVFALLTCAAVTSAMAVTASRVGPVSTYGELVANGGKLSGSCPEYSQKAVQVKGMSLFWSSGNTYSTDFYSEKGINRLVDDMGIEVVRFALGAADEKFNSSGRSYTTGGEGFQKALLKSVVNAAVDKDIYVIIDWHIESSDGFTNDAVKFFEYAAQEYGKYNNVIFEIWNEPTGSMDAVKQHADQVIPVIRKYSDNLILVGSPGWSSQPNACASAGINDKNYGCTLHFYAATHYMGDGGYNKAAETAMAAGVPVFATEWGTVNANGDGQPDEGSSNKWVEWMAQKGVSWTNWNASAMNETSAAFANAVFENGFTYTNSGKYVKSKLGGASYKDCGLQNGDAEEESGFSAGVANGATTSILDDMEDGDRYGYLGGAWAAVEDQENGGASSISNEKIEDDFGNTTYKVVYPVSGDTKNTSKYVAALKDVKIGKGSLTYGPYIKMFLTLLKEPAKDSPKAYADFSKCKTIKYKYKGASHNFAIETTDVTDYNYHRVNKDASEGWKEVEITTDMLKQETWGDDSRSKPIKMENATRLSWEIKGLEKVPDDMNQPKYPYLYVDDVKCDGLSFTAVSGGASENPKSSSSAAVGQSSSSVVAGSSSSAKATSSSSAIVPGSSATVTYKTVVDIDDVEDLDEVLKTKGTWYAYTDKEPGGKSSISNVYDQKLGGYVVAFPGTQDPTNGTKGFVGLKDISWDQGTYTEAPFVALGLNTNADTSKGIDLSKCGAISYRYKGSAHTFKVQDGSVTDYAYHEYPLDDSQDWKTMVINVEDIAQPNWTQDPKDLNWGAIKKMAWEVIGYKGIVYQPTINYLYVDDLKCVEVPKVGIKTVARAASGIKVGFKGNMLNVNFSKAGEARIQVFDMMGHVVDSRVANVSAGANQFSLKNMANGNYVVRVMMNGAAKTARISIK, from the coding sequence ATGAAAAAAGTCTTCGCATTATTGACGTGCGCTGCCGTAACCTCTGCCATGGCAGTTACTGCAAGCCGTGTTGGCCCTGTGAGCACATACGGTGAACTCGTCGCAAATGGTGGCAAGCTTTCTGGTTCTTGCCCGGAATACTCTCAAAAGGCTGTTCAGGTCAAGGGTATGAGCCTCTTCTGGAGCTCGGGCAACACCTATTCTACCGACTTCTACTCCGAAAAGGGCATCAACCGCTTGGTTGATGACATGGGTATCGAAGTTGTGCGTTTTGCTCTTGGTGCCGCCGACGAAAAGTTCAACAGCTCGGGCCGTTCTTACACGACGGGTGGCGAAGGCTTCCAGAAGGCTTTGCTCAAGTCCGTAGTGAACGCTGCTGTCGATAAGGACATTTACGTCATCATTGACTGGCACATCGAATCTTCTGATGGCTTTACTAACGATGCTGTCAAGTTCTTCGAATATGCAGCCCAGGAATACGGCAAGTACAACAACGTGATTTTCGAAATTTGGAACGAACCGACCGGTAGCATGGATGCTGTGAAGCAGCATGCCGATCAGGTGATTCCGGTTATCCGTAAGTATTCCGACAACCTCATCCTCGTGGGTAGCCCGGGATGGTCCAGCCAGCCGAATGCTTGCGCTTCCGCAGGCATCAACGACAAGAACTACGGTTGTACGCTCCATTTCTATGCTGCAACTCACTATATGGGCGATGGCGGTTACAACAAGGCTGCAGAAACGGCTATGGCTGCAGGCGTGCCTGTGTTTGCTACCGAATGGGGTACCGTCAATGCTAACGGTGATGGCCAGCCGGATGAAGGCTCCAGCAACAAGTGGGTAGAATGGATGGCTCAGAAGGGCGTGTCCTGGACGAACTGGAACGCTTCTGCCATGAACGAAACTTCTGCTGCATTTGCTAATGCCGTGTTCGAAAACGGTTTCACCTACACCAATTCTGGTAAGTACGTCAAGAGCAAGCTCGGTGGCGCATCTTATAAGGATTGCGGCCTCCAGAATGGTGATGCCGAAGAAGAATCCGGCTTCTCTGCTGGCGTTGCCAATGGCGCTACGACTTCCATTCTCGATGACATGGAAGATGGCGACCGTTATGGTTACCTCGGTGGTGCATGGGCTGCTGTTGAAGACCAGGAAAACGGTGGCGCAAGCTCTATTTCTAACGAAAAGATTGAAGATGACTTTGGCAACACGACCTATAAGGTTGTCTACCCGGTTAGCGGCGATACCAAGAATACGTCCAAGTATGTTGCTGCCCTTAAGGATGTTAAGATCGGTAAGGGTTCCCTTACTTACGGTCCGTACATCAAGATGTTCCTCACGCTCTTGAAGGAACCGGCAAAGGATTCCCCGAAGGCTTATGCAGACTTCTCCAAGTGCAAGACCATCAAGTACAAGTACAAGGGTGCAAGCCACAACTTCGCCATCGAAACGACCGATGTTACCGACTACAACTATCACCGCGTAAACAAGGACGCTTCTGAAGGTTGGAAGGAAGTCGAAATTACGACGGATATGTTGAAGCAGGAAACCTGGGGTGACGATTCTCGCTCCAAGCCGATCAAGATGGAAAATGCGACTCGTCTTTCTTGGGAAATCAAGGGCCTCGAAAAGGTTCCGGACGATATGAACCAGCCCAAGTATCCGTACCTCTATGTGGATGACGTGAAGTGCGACGGTCTTTCCTTCACTGCCGTTAGCGGTGGTGCTAGCGAAAATCCGAAGTCCTCTTCTAGTGCTGCAGTTGGTCAGAGCTCTTCTTCTGTTGTTGCTGGTTCTTCTAGCAGCGCAAAGGCAACTTCTTCTTCTAGCGCAATCGTTCCGGGTTCTTCTGCTACGGTTACCTACAAGACTGTTGTCGATATCGACGACGTTGAAGATCTTGATGAAGTTCTCAAGACAAAGGGTACCTGGTATGCTTACACGGATAAGGAACCGGGTGGAAAGTCCTCTATTTCTAACGTCTATGACCAAAAGCTCGGCGGTTATGTGGTTGCTTTCCCGGGCACACAAGATCCGACGAATGGTACCAAGGGCTTTGTTGGCTTGAAAGACATCAGTTGGGATCAGGGAACTTACACGGAAGCTCCGTTCGTGGCTCTTGGCCTCAACACCAATGCTGATACCTCTAAGGGCATTGACTTGAGCAAGTGCGGTGCAATCAGCTACCGTTACAAGGGTTCCGCTCATACCTTCAAGGTTCAGGATGGTTCTGTGACGGACTACGCTTACCACGAATATCCGCTTGATGATTCCCAGGATTGGAAGACCATGGTCATCAATGTCGAAGACATTGCTCAGCCGAACTGGACTCAAGATCCGAAGGACCTCAATTGGGGTGCTATCAAGAAGATGGCTTGGGAAGTCATTGGCTACAAGGGCATTGTTTATCAGCCGACAATTAACTACCTCTATGTGGACGATCTCAAGTGCGTCGAAGTGCCGAAGGTCGGCATCAAGACGGTTGCTCGTGCTGCTAGCGGTATCAAGGTTGGCTTCAAGGGCAATATGCTCAACGTGAACTTCAGCAAGGCTGGTGAAGCTCGTATCCAGGTGTTCGACATGATGGGTCACGTTGTTGACAGCCGCGTTGCTAACGTCTCTGCCGGTGCAAACCAGTTCTCTCTCAAGAACATGGCTAACGGCAACTACGTTGTGCGTGTGATGATGAACGGTGCAGCAAAGACTGCTCGTATCTCCATCAAGTAA